ATGGCTTCCGGGGAGGCATTCTCTACGCCAATATCCCCTTTGCGCGTCGCCTCTGCCTCAGGTATAAAAGCCTGCTTGCAGCCGGGTACCTTGGAGGCGATGATTTTACGGATACGCTCCCCTGCATGATCGGGATCAGTTAAAATAATGACCCCCCGCCGTTCCTGCGCCAATGCAATTTTCCGCAGCGTCATTTTATTAATGGCTGAACCGCCAGTTTCTATCGTATCTGCTTCGACAGCACGGCGAATGGCTACCGTATCATCCCGGCCTTCCACCACGATCACTTCCTTGATCATCTTCGTTTCCCTCCACTGCTACACAGCAACATATATTTATCTTTCCCTGCTTTTGAAAACAAAATAAGAAGAGGGTATCCTCTTCTTAGCATGGCATAACTATGTTGTTAATACTATCGCATTGTCCTCAACATACACAACCTGTTTTAGTTGATTTCCGGCTTTACAGGTCCGATAACATATACGGTTTTACCGTGCTTACGACCAAATTGGTTGGCCCGGCTCAAACTCTCATAATACACATCGATTTTGTGGCCTTTAATCGCGCCACCGGTATCCTCCGCACGGCGGAAGCCCACCCCTTCAATATACACCCACCACCCGATTGGAATTACACTCGGATCGACAGCGATGGTGCGTCCTTCCGTGACACGTGTGCCGGAGGCGGTACGTGTACCGATACCTGGCTCCTGTGCGGAATACGCCGTCATGGAGACGTTTTGTAAAACTTTTTTATAATTAAAATTAATACCTGCTTTACGGACAGCACTGCCCGAACTAACCTTTGTAGCCTTAACCGCATCTTTAGGGCCGATGGAAGCAGCTAGAACGACCGGTTTTTTCTTCGTTCCTACCGCAATTACCTTATCCACACGATTCTGTGCGACTTCCTTGTTGACCAGCTGTTTGGATACCAATTTTCCATCATGGTATACCTTTTGAACATGCTGGACTACCACACCCGATTTGCCACTTTGAATGACTCGATTATCGCCTTTATAGAGACTTGGATCTGCCGTTTTGATGACCTGATAAGGCACTTGTTTTTTCTGTTCGACCTGCTGTTTCTTCACACGGACGATTTTTATGTCCATGTTAGCTGAAACAGAGGCATCCAACGCAGGGTAAACTTTATCCGTTGATGATAATTTATAGCCCGAAGTGCGAATGGCACCCTCTACTGTATTTTCTGTTGTGTACAGCTTTTTCGTCTTATTGCCTGAGGATACTTTAACCTGATTGGCACGTTTAATGACTACGCGATCCCCATCCTGTACTGCTCCATTTAGCGGCATGGAAATTGTATCATGCGGCTGAAGTGAAATAGAATGCTCATTGAGCAAATCTTGGAGCTTGGATTCCCGGGTTTCTACCGCAGATGCCTTACCATCGATGACAAAAAAGACTTGTTTTTTAGATTGCGTGTACATCAGAATTGAAATCATAATCGTTAGTGCGATTAGAAAAATAGCAACCAAAGCAGCCTGGCGCACATTCTCTTGCTTCCAACGTAATACGTAAGACATGCTGGATGAGCGTGACTCATGGGTCTCCTCTTTTCGGAAAATGCCCATTTCCTCCGTCCTCCTTACATAGCCCGCCGTCTGGAGTAAGACATAGTTGATCGTTGACGTGACTATAACAGATTTTCTACAAGACAAGCCCGTACTGCGACTGTCCTGCACCATGTACCCGTCTTCGCGGCATGCTGTCCTCCCCTGTTTAACCACAGTATGATGACAGATTTTCTTTTATTCACAACAAAAAAAGCCAAAGAAAGAGACTAGAGAGCTCTTTCGTGGCTTCCGACATGTGTGAATATGCGGGAAAACTCATGCACGAGATGGCTTCTCTCTTGTTACGCTTACGGGGTTAGCTGTCGGGTTCGGACGTAGAGAGTCGCCCTAGCTTAGGTCAACCGCTCATGGCGGTCGCCTTCACATTCACCCCGAAGACCCAGAAAGAAATCGAAATACGGCTTCTCTACCTGTTCATCCCATTCGGGAAATGAATTTCGGTTGAGCCGGCTGCTGAAGAGACATTCTCTCTTGCACATACGCCGGACGTACTGTAAGCCATATCGGTTCCCCCGTTCCCTGCAAAAGGGACTCAGCGAGACTGGTTCATGAAATGATTTGTTGATGTTTACACTCAACAACAATTCACTGAAAAGATGATATCCTGTTTCCATGCATGTTGTAAAGCAGGTTTCAAGTACATTTTTTAAAATATTCGGTTAAAAAATTGTAATATTCTTGAGTTTCCTGCAACAAAATCATAATTAGCTCCGTCTATCTCTTTATTTTGATTGATTTCTTCGCTTTTTCACTGAATGTCAAATCGTTCCAAAGCATTTTGGGTCGTAATGGATACCAATTCCTCCACTGTAATTCCCTTAATTTGGGCAGCTACCTCTGCCACCAATCTCACATGGGCCGACTCATTTCGCTTCCCGCGAAACGGATGAGGCGTCAAGTATGGCGCGTCCGTTTCAATCAGCAGACGATCCAGCGGAACCAGGGCCAGTACCTCTTTTGGCTGCTTGGCATTTTTGAACGTTATGGGCCCGCCAAAGGAAAGGTGAAAGCCCATATCAAGCACCATTTTAGCGGTCTCCCAGCTCCCAGAAAAGGAGTGCATGACTCCGCCAATCTCGCCCGCCTTTTCCTCACGTAAAATCCTCACAATATCTTCATGTGCATCTCGGTTATGGATAACAATTGGCATGTTGAGCTCACGTGCCAGGCCAATTTGATTTCGAAGTACCCGCTGCTGCACATCCTTTGGTGATGTATCCCAATAATAATCCAGACCGATCTCTCCGATCGCTACAACCTTTTTATGACTGCATAACGATGCAATCCATTCTAAATCACCCTCCTGCATTGTAATGGCATCCTGCGGATGCCATCCAACGGCTGCATAAATAAAATCATACGTCTCAGCCAGCTTCATGGTGGATGGAATGGTCTCACGATTAAATCCGATATTGATCATCCGTGTTACTCCTGATTCGACAGCACGTGCTATAACTTCTTCACGGTCTTCGTCAAATTGTGGCGCATCTAGGTGAGTATGAGTGTCGAATAAATCCAAGGTTTTCATCTCCTTTTCTTACTTACATTTCTATATATTTGTCTATTGTTTGACAAAATAATTCCTTATTTCGGCAGGAAGCCTGTCTTTTACCCCGTTCAATTTATTCTGGGGAAAATACATGTGATATTTTCCTCGGTGAATGCCACTTATTGAGCGTACAATTTCTGAAACTTCGGATATTTCCCGCACCTCGCCCTGACGTCCAAGCAGTAAAATCTGGTTGTCCGTTGAACCGCCCTGCCGAAACACATCATAAGGAAGATCTGTTGGAAAATCAATTTCAAGATCATATTCAGGATGCAATCCAGCCTCTTTCAAAGCCTCTCGAATATGGTCAACGGTATCTGTATCCATATTTTCAATCTCTACATATTTATACAATCTACGATCCATAAAACGGCTACTCAAATCACTTAAAATTTCATCCTTTTCTCGTTTCCATTGGCTAAATACCGTCTGAATCAAAGACTCATCCAGCATCAAATACTGCTCCACTGTTAGTTCCCCTTTTAACAGATCGGGCAGCGGATCAAGCAGAAAACCAAACTCATATCCGTTTTTGAACAATTCCTTTGCTCTCTTAAAAATTTTACGTAACAGGATTTCCGAGCTGCGTGTTACAGGATGGAAATAAATTTGCCAGTACATCTGATAGCGTGACATTAGATAATCCTCTACAGCATGCATACCCGACTCTTTTACGACAATTCTCCCATTATGAGGACGCAACAAACGTAAAATACGATCCAAATCAATCGTTCCGTAGTTAACACCTGTCGAATGAGCATCCCGCAACAAATAATCCATACGGTCAGCATCGAGCGGACTTGTTACCAGGTTGACAACAATCGGCTTATCATACGTTTTGGCTATAACCGCCGCGACTTTGTGGGGCAGCATCTCATCCACTTGCCGTAGCACAGCGTTAATCTTCGTGTCGCCCAGTACAATGCGGCATGTCCAATCCTCATGGTTCATATGAAAGGCTTCTTCAATGGAATGAGAAAATGGACCGTGCCCCACATCGTGCAACAAAGCAGCACACAGAGCAACCAGTCTTTCTTCCTTTGGCCAGTCGGGAAAGTCTCCACGTTCAAATTGGGAAATGATGCGTCTCGTAATCTCGTATACGCCCAGTGAATGTGAAAACCGGCTATGCTCCGCTCCATGAAACGTCAGATAAGATGTGCCTAACTGCCGAATGCGTCGTAAACGTTGGAACTCCGGCGTATTGATCAATCGCCATATCGCAGTATCCTGAACATGGATGTAATTATGTACCGGGTCCTTAAAAACTTTTTCTTCACTGAGTGGCTGGTGCAAGATATCAGCTCCTTTAATATTCGGAATAATGGATTAAAATACAATAAAATCCTAAACGACCTCCCTTATTCGACATTGTTTGTCGTAATATGTCGAATTATCACTTTTCGACATTTCCAAATCGACACACAAGACAAATCATCCGTAAAATAAGGTAATTCACATGAATAAAGCTCTTTGTTCTAAATACTTTTGCATAATTAGGCTGTTACTACTTTTTTAAGGTTGACTGTTTTGGGAATCGTTGGTATAGTAAATATCAGAAAAGAGAAAATTTTGTCGAATGATGACACTTATATTATTTTAAACGGCGAGAGGAGCCTGATTTATTATGATGAAATCCACTGGTATTGTAAGAAAAGTTGACGAGCTCGGACGTGTTGTTATTCCAATCGAATTGCGCCGTACCCTGGGAATCGGAGAGAAAGACGCTTTGGAAATTTACGTTGATGGTGAGCGCATCATGCTTAAAAAATACGAGCCTGCTTGTATCTTCTGCGGCAATGCTGAGAACGTAATTTACTTCAAAGGGAAAATTGTTTGCCAAGATTGCATTTCCGAAATCCCAACACCTGTGACAAACTGAGAATTTTAGTATATAATAGACTTATCAGAGATTGTTAATTCTAACCTTTTTCATATATACTCCTTGTTGCCTTCCACGGTTTGAACCCAACCGTTGGAAGGCCCTTTTTTGTTTACACACGTACTCATAAGAGTGCGTTGTATACATCCCTCTTGGAAATTGAACGGTCTGTAGCTGTACGCTTCATGGCATCCTTGCGCGTAAGCCCCTCTGACTCGTAATGCGCGACGTGAGACTCCAAAGATAAGTCCTGCCACCATGCCTGACGCTCCTGTTCCTCTTCCTCTTCGTTTTTCCCCTCAACGACCAGACAATATTCACCAATCGGTGGGTTCTCCTCTAGTTTTGCAAGACATTGCTCCACTGTTCCACGCACCCATTCCTCATGCAGCTTGGTCAGTTCACGGGCAAGTACTACGTTGCGTGATCCTAATGTTTCCTTTATTACTGTCAATGTCTTTACAATACGGTGGGGCGATTCATAAAAAAGAATCGTGCCATGGGATACCTGAAATGATTGTAACAACTTCTCTAGATCCTTTTTCTCCCTTGGTGGAAATCCAGCGAAGGTAAATCTCTCTGTATCCAGTCCTGAGGCAATTAAAGCGGATAGTGCAGCATTTGCCCCTGGGATAGGAATAACACTGATTTCTGCTTCAAGTGCCAGCTTGACCAGATCCGAACCAGGATCAGAAATGGCCGGTAGACCTGCATCGCTAACCAGTGCCAAATTTTTCCCTTCTATTATATAACGTATCAGCTCAGGCCCACTGGCAGCTTTATTATGTTCATGATAACTGAAGAGCATTTCCGGCGTGATGTCGAAATGTGTGAGCAATTTGCGTGTTTGCCTCGTATCCTCAGCAGCGATAATATTGCATGACTTTAGGGTGTTAATTGCCCTAAAGGTCATATCGTCCAGATTGCCAATCGGGGTAGCAACGAGATATAACTTTCCCCGTTCCTCTTCACGGTTACTAAAGCTTTTTTGTACAGCTGCTGTCACACTGAATCCCCCTTGCTTACTTCTCCATAGATTTCCCTTATTTCCTGAGTATAGTTCCCATCTTCCTGATATACAATGAGTGGAGGTAATAGACGAACTTCCGGTTTGCCGTCACGCATTGCTTCAACAAGTACCATATTTGCTTCCATATGAATCCGTGGGTGAACAAAACGTATCCGCTTGGGTTCCAGGCTATAACTGCGCATCAAGGATATAATCTCACCCAGGCGCTGTGGGCGATGAACCATCGATACTTTCCCCCCATTTCGGACAAGCCGAGAACATGCCTGGATGACTTCTTCCAGTGTACAGTTCACTTCATGACGAGCAATGGCCTGGTGAGGATTCAGCTTGATATCGCTACCATTTAGCGGCATATAGGGGGGATTCACGGTAATCGCATCATACACGCCATGTCCCGTGATTTGAACCAGCTCACGCAAGTCTCCTTCCCGAATCTCAATTGCAGATTCTAATCCATTCAAACTGACAGACCGTCTAGCCATATCTGCCAGGCGTGGTTGAATCTCAACTCCTTCAATAGATGCTTTGGTGCGTGTCGTCAACAGTATGGGAACAACCCCATTGCCCGTACACAAATCGAGAATCTTCCCACGCTGAAGCGGAATACCAGCAAACCGTGCCAGCAAGACCGCATCCATCGAAAAGCTGAACACTTCATCACTCTGAATAATACGCAGATTATGTGAAAGCAGATCATCAATTCGTTCAGACTTCTTTTCATTTTCGTACATAATGCTCTCCTATCCTATAACCTAAATCGCTTTTTACTCATACTTCCTTACAAAAAAGCCGTAGGCATCTTGCTCCTACGGCTTGTTTTTATTTATTCAAAAATGACAGACAGAAGAGGCAATCGCCTTCTGTTCGCAAATGTCCGTAATACACGTTGCATATATGAAATCCTTCATGATACAGCCTTGCCAGATTGTCGTAGCCTTCGCCCACGACCTCACCCGTCTCCTCTTCATTCTTAACGACGATCGGAGGAGGAAGCTTCGGCTTGCTTGCCGTCTTTTCTTCTCCAGAGGTTTCACGTTTGAGCATCTTGCGCACCTGTTCGTTTTCAATCGTTAGTCGTTGATTTTCCTCCAGCAGCTCTTTTACTGCCAGTTTCAATTCACCCAGATCGCTATGCAACTGTCCCATTTGGGTTTCCATTTCGTGAATACGCGCAAAAACATTTAATTTATCCAAGTTTCCACCCCGAAGCAACCTAATGGTTTACTTGACGACTACATCGTCCATTGGAAGTTCCTTGACCTTACTGATCTCAAACAGTTGAACATGTACCGTACGATGGCCTGCATTGACACCTACCACTTTTCCTTCTCCCAGAGAGGTGATAACCATCTTACCTACCTGAGGCAGCTCTTCCCGCATGCTCTCGTAGTTATCATGTTCAAATTTGAGACAGCACATCAATCTTCCGCACAACCCGGAAATTTTCGTCGGATTCAGCGATAAGCTCTGATCCTTCGCCATCTTAATAGATACCGGGTCAAAATCCCCCAGCCATGAGGAACAACACAGAATACGTCCGCAAGGTCCGATTCCACCAAGCATTTTAGCCTCATCCCGTACTCCGATCTGCCGCAGCTCAATTCGTGTACGAAAAATGCTGGCCAAATCCTTTACAAGCTCTCGAAAATCAACCCGACCCTCAGCCGTAAAATAAAAAATGATCTTATTGCGGTCAAATGTAAATTCCACATCTACCAGCTTCATTTTAAGGTTATGGTCTTTAATTTTATTTAAACACGTACCGAATGCATCCTTGGCCGCCAATTTATTCTCTTCTACAACAAGAGCGTCATCATCTCCGGCAATACGAATGACTTTTTTTAAGGGTAGGACAACATCCGAATCATTTACTTCTTTTTTGCCCACCACAACCTTGCCATATTCAATACCGCGAGCGGTCTCTACTATGACGCAGTTTTCTTTCTCCACTGGAAGGTCCAGCGGATCAAAATAATAAGTCTTGCCCGCCTTCTTGAAACGGACACCCACTACACTATACAAAAATTAACCCCCTTGTATGCCACTAAACCTCATTTGTAGCCGACATTGTAAGAATGGCCGCAATTGAAGTCTCACTGTCGCACAAACCGGGAACCTGGCGTCGCGGATTGTGCAGAGTGGAACAAGCGCGCCTTCCTGTTAGCCGGTGATAGAACCGCTTGTATCGGACAACCCAATCAGAAGCTGCTCCACGCATAATTGTCCGTTGACGTGAAAACGGAGCTTCTTCCTGCAATTCGCGGCCAAATCCATATAAGAGACCCATTGTTCCGTGCTGCGGGTGATTGCCAATTTGGAGACGGACTCCAAATGATCTATGAAAACAATGCTTTCGTGCCTTCCGTAACGGAAATGAAGCATATCTTTAAACCACAAATGAAACAGATGAAACAGAATATCCAGGTGTTCAGAAAGTCCAGTTTTAAAAATCTTCTGTTGAGCCAGAATAATCGACGAACTCCCCCGGCTCATGGACTCCTTCACTAATTGTAACACTACGTTTCTAATTTCTGCAAACCAATTCTGCTGGAGAATTTCTCTACATGATTCCAGTCCTGAAGCCATATGAACCACTGACCGGACAAGTCCTGCCGTATAGCCTTCCCCAATTAACACCTGCATCATCATTTCCGGCTGTAAAGCGTGGAAAGGCACCTGCTGTGTCCGCGATTGAATCGTAGGCAACAACGCCTGTCCATTCTCTGAAATGAGTATACCGACCACGGGAATCTGAGGCTCCTCCAAAAACTTAAGCAAGCTGTTAGCAGCTTGCACTGTCATGGTATCCGCCTGTCGAATGATATATACCTTCGGGTTGGAGCTTTCAGATTTGTATGAAAATATTCGTTGAAGCCCGCGAATCTGATCGATTTTAACCGTTGCTCCATCAGGCTCCACAATGTGCAAGTCCGGGTGATTCCCGTGCTCTACCTTGCGGCATGACAAGCACTCGCCACATGCATCATCCGTCTGTTTTTCACAGAATAAAGCCTTGGCAAAGGTCTGTGCCATGTTCATCTGTCCGCTTCCCTGCGGTCCGCTAAAAACATAAGCATGGCTGACTGTGTGATTCCGCAATGCACTTTGCAGCATTTTTTTGGCTACATCCTGCCCCAATATATGTTGGAAAGACATATTTCCTCACTTTCTCCACTGAAAACAACGATGAATCATCAGCAAATCATTGTTTTCCCGGGCGAGTTTGTTGATGTTGTTATGCTCTCACCCTCAAATCATGGTTCTTCAGTATAGCTGTGCCGCTATTCGCATATTACGTTTGCCCACATGTACATAGTCAAAAATAATCTGCCAGCATGATCAGCAAGCAGATTATTTCTTCGTGGCAACAGCCCGTCTGTATTCATTTATAACATAAGACTGCATTAAAATGAGAGATTAATCAGCAAGCCTCTAATCTCACCGACTCCTTGCAAAAGCTCAATCTTCCCTTGCTCGGTATCGAGCAGCTCATCTGCCATTTTGAGCAATAGCTCATCCACTTCATCAATCAGCTTATAACGCTTGCTGCGTCCCCGACGATCCCATCCTTTTGTGTCCTTCATAGACACGCCCCGCCGAACCGTATCTTCCAAAAACCGTTTAACCAGCATCTTATAAGCCTTCAACTCACGAATCGTCATTGAGCGAGCAAGACGATCTCCCTGCATTTGAATTTCCTTAAAGCGCCGGTTCAATTCCTCCTTCGAAGCCTGCTCCCCATTTTGCTGCATAACATCGGAGAAGCTTTTCGGCTGAATTGGCTTGGCACTCGTTTCATTTGTAGACAATGTACTGTGTAAAGGGCGGTAGCCCGGATTTATTTTCATATAAACCTGCTTTCTCCCCGGATGCTTTCCTTTGCCTCAACGAACAGTTCAATAGAGAACTCGGGAGTCTCTTCGGTTTTCCGGGGGCTGCGCTGTAGCGCTGCCGTTTTAGTGGATCTGCTTCTCATTCTCATCGTATGAGCGAGAAACAGGCATTTCCACTATCATATCGGCAAAATAGGTTCTATTGTGTAGATTCAGAAATGCTCGAAACGGTCTACAGGCATCACGAAAACTGTCGCTCCACCCACCTGCACTTCAACAGGCAACGGCAGATAAGAGTCCGTCGTCCCACTCATAGGGGTGACGGGTGTGACCAGCTGTTCACGTACCTTGCAACTGCTGCGAATGACATTCATCAACGAGTCTACCTGATTGTCATCGACACCAATCATAAATGTCGTATTACCTGCACGCAGAAATCCCCCTGTGCTGGCCAATTTGGTAGCACGGAAATTAGCTTTCACCAGTCCGCTGGATAATCTATTACTGTCCTTATCCTGTACAATCGCAATAATCAGCTTCATCCTGTATTCCTCCTTCAAGTCATATTAGAGACAGCCTTGTCCCTAGCTCAATTTTACCGTATATCCTTCGACAATTATACGCTAAAATTCTGAATAAACCGCTTTTTCAGCAAATCCTTCAATACTTGCTCTACCTGTTCAGGTGCGGGAGAGGCATCCACAATCGTAATTCGTTCCGGAAATTCGCGAGCTAGCTCCAGATAAGCCTCTCGCACCTTATGGTGAAACGATATGCTCTCCATATCTAGGCGATCCATTTCCTCTCCTCGTGACGCATTGATTCTTGCCAATCCCAACTCGGGCTCAATATCCAGATAGAACGTGGCATCCGGCTCCCAATCATCCACCGCAAAGCGATTAATCGAAGCTACCTCTTCAATGCCAATGCCTCTTGCAAACCCTTGATAGACCAGGCTACTGTCCACAAAACGGTCACACAATACGATAGCTCCTTGCTCAATAGCCGGCTTTACCTTCTCCACCAAATGCTGGCGCCGCGCCGCCGCATATAAAAGCGCCTCTGTTCGGGCATCCATACTGGTATGAGCAGGGTCCAGAATGATAGAACGAATCTTTTCAGAAATTTCAATGCCGCCCGGTTCCCTCGTCGTGACGACTGGATAGCCTTCTTCCTCTATATACTTCGCCAGTCGTTGGATCATGGTTGTTTTACCGGAGCCGTCTCCCCCCTCCAGCGTAATAAAAATGCCTTTGCGATTCATGTTATTCCCTGCTTTCCTGCCTGAAAAATAAAAGTCATCCACAGGCTGCGTATGCTTCTTTTATCCAGTCTTCTGTATTTGTTAATTCTCTAGTATCTAATCTTTATTGTAAACGGAATACCCGAATCGTAAGCATACTTTCATCTGCTATCCCTTGCCATTTAGCTCCTAGCTCACGTAGACGAATCATCCGTAGAGCAATCACTTCTGTGATCATTTCCCCTGCATATAGCAGCGGGATACCTGGAGGATACGGGATAATCATTTCAGCAGCTATCCTGCCAGCTGATTCCTCCACAGGCACGATCTCCATCTGATCTGGATTAATCGGTTGAAGCCCAAACTGCACCGGACTGGAGTAAGCCTTCATTCCCTCATTGTTCCACGTGGAAAAATCCAATTCTAGTCTCTGCTGCTCTATCCCCGCTAACTCCGGCTTATCAGTCGTCCACTTAAACCTTATATCATTATTTATATGCACAAGAGCCTGCAACAGGTGACTCGCATCCCTAGCTGTAGAGCCTAACGTAAACAATAAAACCACATGTTTCTCGTCGCTCATCTCTGGGATACAACTGTAAGTCTCCAGCTCACGTTTTAATCCAAAGCCATCTAATACACCCCATGTATCATATAGCACCATTTTAAAAGGATCCTGAGTTGAGTACCCATCACTTCTCTTCTCGGCCCTTTCCAGAGCCTCAGAGATCCCCTTCTGAGCGCCACACTGTTCACTTGCCTGCTGTGTAGGTTCTACCAAGCGAAAGCGTGGGAGCTGCGCCAGCCCCTTTCTAAAAGCGTCTGCTGCTGCTATGCCCTCTGTAAAGGCATCCGTGCCATAAGCATCGATATACCATCTTGCCAAATCGAGCGAGGCCATTAATGGATACGAAGGGCTGGAGCTTTGCACCATAGCCAACCGCTGACGGAGCAGTTCCCGATGAATTCTCTGTCCTTGCACATGTAACATGGCTCCCATGGTCATAGCTGGAAGCATCTTATGTGTCGATTGGACAACTATATCAGCACCACAGGAAAGAGCAGAGACTGGCAAACGAGGATGCAGTCCATAATGAGCACCATGTGCCTCATCTACCATCAACGGCACATCGGCTGC
This window of the Paenibacillus polymyxa genome carries:
- a CDS encoding aminotransferase class I/II-fold pyridoxal phosphate-dependent enzyme produces the protein MMGKKAVHAPLVEALIRYRSQGNASFHVPGHKNGQVYRYEEMASLLQEVMSIDATEITGLDDLHHPEDVIREGQELAAKCFGAEESFWLIGGSTVGNLAMILTVCTKPGDVLLVQRNVHKSVLNGLMLSGAKAVFLDPEIDTLSGLAVAPSTDTIKAALKAYPLAKGVLLTLPNYYGMGHDLTATAKVCHAADVPLMVDEAHGAHYGLHPRLPVSALSCGADIVVQSTHKMLPAMTMGAMLHVQGQRIHRELLRQRLAMVQSSSPSYPLMASLDLARWYIDAYGTDAFTEGIAAADAFRKGLAQLPRFRLVEPTQQASEQCGAQKGISEALERAEKRSDGYSTQDPFKMVLYDTWGVLDGFGLKRELETYSCIPEMSDEKHVVLLFTLGSTARDASHLLQALVHINNDIRFKWTTDKPELAGIEQQRLELDFSTWNNEGMKAYSSPVQFGLQPINPDQMEIVPVEESAGRIAAEMIIPYPPGIPLLYAGEMITEVIALRMIRLRELGAKWQGIADESMLTIRVFRLQ
- the tmk gene encoding dTMP kinase, which gives rise to MNRKGIFITLEGGDGSGKTTMIQRLAKYIEEEGYPVVTTREPGGIEISEKIRSIILDPAHTSMDARTEALLYAAARRQHLVEKVKPAIEQGAIVLCDRFVDSSLVYQGFARGIGIEEVASINRFAVDDWEPDATFYLDIEPELGLARINASRGEEMDRLDMESISFHHKVREAYLELAREFPERITIVDASPAPEQVEQVLKDLLKKRFIQNFSV